A window from Myxococcales bacterium encodes these proteins:
- a CDS encoding thiolase family protein: MILAGVGTTRLARLSQWAALKACSTRSASTVCAARKWARVCTNTARSKQVAGRWHLRSGHAASESVRSVGEDMSMANTAEELGRRYQVTREQADQFAYRSQSLAKKARDAGQFDEEIEPVSVTVDAAEAPIQVRSDTHVLDDASMAKMDGRLSAAFEPGGIITAGNASAVVDGAAAMIIGRETDAASHGLRPLARLAGVAVAGCDPRIMGWGPVPATRLALARAGISGKDLDHVELNEAFAPQALAVMRDFEAMGIAPERVNPQGGAIALGHPLGASGAILTLTCAYALR, from the coding sequence ATGATCCTCGCCGGCGTTGGCACGACCAGGCTCGCCCGTTTGTCGCAGTGGGCGGCGCTGAAAGCATGCAGTACCCGTTCAGCCTCTACGGTATGCGCGGCAAGAAAGTGGGCGCGAGTGTGCACAAATACGGCCCGATCGAAGCAAGTCGCTGGGCGCTGGCACCTTCGTTCAGGACATGCTGCTTCTGAGTCTGTACGATCCGTCGGCGAGGACATGTCGATGGCCAATACCGCCGAGGAGCTCGGCCGCCGCTACCAGGTGACGCGCGAACAGGCCGACCAATTTGCCTACCGATCGCAGTCTCTTGCCAAGAAGGCGCGCGATGCGGGGCAGTTCGATGAAGAGATTGAGCCGGTGTCGGTAACGGTCGACGCTGCCGAAGCGCCAATTCAGGTTCGAAGCGACACGCACGTTCTCGACGACGCCTCGATGGCGAAAATGGACGGCCGCCTATCGGCCGCCTTCGAGCCCGGCGGCATTATCACCGCGGGCAACGCCAGCGCTGTTGTCGACGGAGCGGCAGCGATGATCATTGGACGAGAGACCGACGCTGCATCGCACGGCCTTCGACCGTTGGCGCGCTTGGCCGGCGTGGCCGTCGCCGGGTGCGACCCGCGGATTATGGGGTGGGGCCCGGTACCGGCCACGCGCCTAGCGCTCGCGCGTGCAGGCATTTCGGGAAAGGACCTCGATCACGTCGAACTTAACGAAGCCTTTGCTCCCCAAGCGTTGGCGGTGATGCGCGATTTCGAAGCGATGGGCATTGCGCCCGAACGGGTCAACCCACAAGGCGGCGCCATTGCGCTCGGACATCCGCTGGGCGCCAGCGGCGCCATTCTCACACTCACCTGTGCCTATGCGCTGCGCTGA